A region of the Penicillium psychrofluorescens genome assembly, chromosome: 6 genome:
CCACTAACTACTCCCCAGCCATCAgcacatcttcctcggcatcctcctcgtccaatAACGGCACAAACCGAAAATCCACAAAACACACCGTCCCAACAGCAGCCGTCTTAACCCCAGCCCCAACAGACCTCCCCACAGCAACACCCTGCTCATCGAGTTCAATCATAAACTGCAGACTCAGCACGCCCTGCCGATCACCCCGAATACTGACTTTATTCGCAACAGCCATCGCGCGCGCAGCTTTGCGCACCAGCGCAAACCGATAGCTTTGCTGAATGCGCTCGCCCATAGCTGACGGCGGAGAAACCAGGAACGTCTCGGTGACAGTGGGAGCGAGCTTGGCTCGCGTTGCGCGCGGACGGGACGAGCCGTCGTCTGTGAGGATCTTGTGATGTGCTTGTGtctgcgactgctgctggCCGCCCTGGCTTTGACCTGTTGCTCCACCGGTGACTTCATTATGTGTGTCGATGGAGAATTCCACCGTGGATTCACTGAATGGACCGCCCGCCCCCGAGAGCGCAAAATACGGCTCACGCGTGGCGCACGCAGAGAGCTTGAGAATGGTTGGGGTGCTGGagtcgagctcggcgatggcgttATGCAGCCAGGTCGAGCGCATGATGATTTTCATGATGATGGCCTCGCGCTGGAGCGGGATGTCGGCGTagtcttcttcgggctcGTAGGTGTTGAGCTCGCAGGTTGTTACTACGCCGGCTTCGGTGAGGGTTATGCTCAGCGGGGCGCCGTGCTGCGCGTATTGCAGGGTGCAGGTGCGGTCTAGGAGTAGGGCCGGGGTGTTGAATGCGCTTGAGGAAGCGGTGTTGTTCTGTTGGGGGCGTGTGTTTCCAGAGGGATCGGACTCGGAGAGCTCGTTTAGGCCGAAGATTTTGAGGGTTTCGaggatggcggagagggagacgACGAAGTGTGGCCAGTTAGAGTTGTCGGAGGAGTtgttgtcgtcgtcgtcatcacCATTCTGGTCGGGGTGCGTGTTTTCTGTC
Encoded here:
- a CDS encoding uncharacterized protein (ID:PFLUO_008878-T1.cds;~source:funannotate) codes for the protein MEPLFAGVSNNAHHLYTLLSCIGFASKATVQITPGGLRFSAEEARVMQGLAFLDKSLFTSYTFNNPPTENTHPDQNGDDDDDNNSSDNSNWPHFVVSLSAILETLKIFGLNELSESDPSGNTRPQQNNTASSSAFNTPALLLDRTCTLQYAQHGAPLSITLTEAGVVTTCELNTYEPEEDYADIPLQREAIIMKIIMRSTWLHNAIAELDSSTPTILKLSACATREPYFALSGAGGPFSESTVEFSIDTHNEVTGGATGQSQGGQQQSQTQAHHKILTDDGSSRPRATRAKLAPTVTETFLVSPPSAMGERIQQSYRFALVRKAARAMAVANKVSIRGDRQGVLSLQFMIELDEQGVAVGRSVGAGVKTAAVGTVCFVDFRFVPLLDEEDAEEDVLMAGE